A window of the Actinomycetota bacterium genome harbors these coding sequences:
- a CDS encoding DEAD/DEAH box helicase has product MSAMDTHHPALVEEFAGGYRFELDDFQRRGCLALAAGQGALVAAPTGAGKTVVGEFAVWLALRSGGKAFYTTPLKALSNQKFGDFVARHGAARVGLLTGDNSINGEAPVVVMTTEVLRNMLYEGSPTLGGLRYVVMDEVHYLQDRVRGAVWEEVLINLPVEVRVASLSATVSNAEEFGEWLEATRGATEVVIEERRPVPLDNYYLIGRELQPMFVTRGDDVVPNPALARRGEREWRPGRDTKGRPHQRTGPRPAGRGWVPSRVEVVDLLEAERLLPAIYFIFSRAGCDQALEQCRAGNIRLTSHAERAEILEFLELKVAPIDPADLDALGYDLLAESLGRGVASHHAGMLPLFKEAVEELFAQGLVKVVFATETLSLGINMPARTVAIERLTKWQGERHELLTPGEYTQLTGRAGRRGIDSRGAAVVLHQPYIPFERITGLASTRTYPLTSSFRPSYNMAVNLVANYERGQAERLLASSFAQFLADRTVHGAEQTMARNARFLAGYLESAACDRGDITGYWELRRRLRARESTLADADRRAETQEAAEALRSLTPGTVIWLPGGRRRGLAAVIGPAGGRDNSTGILVLTEDRRVRRVAVRDLGGIPVRVGKVAMPRQLSPKSPRFKSYVARALAELDPPSVPRPRRRRRPGADDPELAALRDELRAHPVHGCPDLAEHERWMQRHDQLAKEQRALAERVRRRTGSLVRTFDRVLEVLGSLGYVDGFALTPKGETLRRVYAETDLVVVEAMHRGVWRGLEPAELAACVSSLVYETRGADGPPGDPPLAPTRAVEAALDALAKLQEEVRAHEEAGGLSLTRELDPGFADPAHRWASGDPLEDVLAAEDITPGDFVRVTKQLIDLLRQIALVADDPEVQTTARAAVDACQRGVVAYSGLL; this is encoded by the coding sequence ATGAGCGCCATGGACACCCACCATCCGGCGCTCGTGGAGGAGTTCGCCGGCGGCTACCGCTTCGAGCTGGACGACTTCCAGCGGCGCGGCTGCCTGGCCCTGGCCGCGGGCCAGGGCGCGCTGGTCGCCGCCCCCACCGGGGCCGGCAAGACGGTGGTGGGGGAGTTCGCCGTCTGGCTGGCCCTGCGCTCGGGCGGCAAGGCGTTCTACACCACCCCGCTCAAGGCCCTCTCCAACCAGAAGTTCGGCGACTTCGTGGCCCGCCACGGCGCGGCCCGGGTCGGCCTGCTCACCGGCGACAACTCGATCAACGGCGAGGCCCCGGTGGTGGTGATGACCACCGAGGTGCTCCGCAACATGCTCTACGAGGGCAGCCCCACCCTCGGCGGCCTGCGCTATGTGGTCATGGACGAGGTCCACTACCTCCAGGACCGGGTCCGGGGGGCGGTCTGGGAAGAGGTCCTGATCAACCTCCCGGTCGAGGTCCGGGTGGCCAGCCTGTCGGCCACCGTCTCCAACGCCGAGGAGTTCGGCGAGTGGCTGGAGGCGACCCGCGGCGCCACCGAGGTGGTGATCGAGGAGCGCCGGCCCGTCCCCCTCGACAACTACTACCTGATCGGCCGCGAGCTGCAGCCGATGTTCGTGACCAGGGGCGACGACGTCGTCCCGAACCCGGCCCTGGCCCGCCGGGGCGAGCGCGAGTGGCGCCCGGGCCGCGACACCAAGGGCCGCCCGCATCAACGCACCGGACCGAGACCGGCGGGCCGGGGCTGGGTGCCGTCCCGGGTCGAGGTGGTCGACCTGCTGGAGGCGGAGCGGCTGCTCCCGGCCATCTACTTCATCTTCTCCCGGGCCGGCTGCGACCAGGCCCTCGAGCAGTGCCGGGCCGGCAACATCCGGCTCACCAGCCACGCCGAGCGGGCCGAGATCCTCGAGTTCCTCGAGCTCAAGGTGGCCCCCATCGACCCGGCCGACCTGGACGCGCTCGGCTACGACCTCCTGGCCGAGTCGCTGGGCCGCGGCGTGGCCAGCCACCACGCCGGCATGCTGCCCCTGTTCAAGGAGGCGGTCGAGGAGCTGTTCGCCCAGGGACTGGTCAAGGTGGTGTTCGCCACCGAGACGCTGTCGCTGGGGATCAACATGCCGGCCCGGACGGTGGCCATCGAGCGGCTCACCAAGTGGCAGGGCGAGCGCCACGAGCTGCTCACCCCGGGCGAGTACACCCAGCTCACGGGGCGGGCCGGCCGGCGCGGGATCGACAGCCGCGGAGCCGCGGTCGTGCTCCACCAGCCCTACATCCCCTTCGAGCGGATCACCGGGCTGGCCTCGACCCGCACCTACCCGCTCACCTCGTCGTTCCGTCCCTCCTACAACATGGCCGTCAACCTGGTCGCCAACTACGAGCGGGGGCAGGCCGAGCGGCTGCTGGCCTCCTCGTTCGCCCAGTTCCTGGCCGACCGGACCGTGCACGGGGCCGAGCAGACCATGGCCCGCAACGCCCGCTTCCTCGCCGGCTACCTGGAGTCGGCGGCCTGCGACCGGGGCGACATCACCGGGTACTGGGAGCTGCGCCGGCGGCTGCGGGCCCGCGAGAGCACCCTGGCCGACGCCGACCGCCGGGCCGAGACCCAGGAGGCGGCCGAGGCGCTGCGCTCGCTGACCCCCGGCACCGTCATCTGGCTGCCCGGCGGGCGCCGCCGCGGGCTGGCCGCGGTCATCGGGCCGGCCGGCGGCCGCGACAACTCGACCGGGATCCTGGTCCTGACCGAGGACCGCCGGGTCCGCCGGGTCGCCGTCCGCGACCTGGGCGGCATCCCGGTGCGGGTCGGCAAGGTGGCCATGCCTCGCCAGCTCAGCCCCAAGAGCCCCCGGTTCAAGTCGTACGTGGCCAGGGCCCTGGCCGAGCTCGACCCGCCTTCGGTCCCCCGGCCCCGGCGCCGCCGGCGGCCCGGCGCCGACGACCCGGAGCTGGCCGCCCTCCGGGACGAGCTGCGCGCCCACCCCGTGCACGGCTGCCCCGACCTGGCCGAGCACGAGAGGTGGATGCAGCGCCACGACCAGCTGGCCAAGGAGCAGCGGGCCCTGGCCGAGCGGGTGCGGCGGCGCACCGGGTCGCTGGTCCGGACCTTCGACCGGGTCCTGGAGGTGCTCGGCAGCCTCGGGTACGTGGACGGCTTCGCCCTCACCCCCAAGGGCGAGACCCTGCGCCGGGTGTACGCCGAGACCGACCTGGTGGTGGTGGAGGCCATGCACCGCGGGGTCTGGCGCGGGCTCGAGCCGGCCGAGCTGGCCGCCTGCGTCTCCAGCCTGGTCTACGAGACCCGCGGCGCCGACGGCCCCCCGGGCGACCCGCCGCTCGCGCCCACCCGGGCCGTCGAGGCCGCCCTTGACGCCCTGGCCAAGCTCCAGGAGGAGGTCCGCGCCCACGAGGAGGCGGGCGGCCTGTCCCTGACCCGCGAGCTCGACCCCGGCTTCGCCGACCCCGCCCATCGCTGGGCCAGCGGCGACCCCCTCGAGGACGTCCTGGCCGCCGAGGACATCACCCCCGGCGACTTCGTCCGGGTCACCAAGCAGCTCATCGACCTGCTCCGCCAGATCGCCCTGGTCGCCGACGACCCCGAGGTCCAGACCACCGCCCGCGCCGCCGTCGACGCCTGCCAGCGCGGCGTGGTCGCCTACTCTGGCTTGCTGTAG